The following are encoded together in the Zingiber officinale cultivar Zhangliang chromosome 8A, Zo_v1.1, whole genome shotgun sequence genome:
- the LOC122010715 gene encoding protein OPI10 homolog, whose product MKTTRRKVIKENGEEPRLQRSFPMDGSTFAQIDPLHWILDMNSLVSDAYRDVRKLCVFLLPVAASSFPLGKALTIYFQPLGHPFLFCGAVHPARPSALLSLPWPDPSEEPPIPDPNPNPLQLALTSAKIGISVKDLASLPPVAYAVAEKKVKRLALRVGENLFNSMQSFCGIDGSRLVMPMDILDRWFKKFQERARKDPSYLKDFAL is encoded by the exons ATGAAGACGACTAGGAGGAAAG TCATCAAAGAAAATGGAGAAGAACCTCGACTACAACGGAGCTTCCCCATGGACGGATCGACGTTCGCGCAGATCGACCCGCTCCACTGGATCCTTGACATGAATTCCCTTGTCAGCGATGCCTACCGCGACGTTAGAAAACTCTGTGTGTTTCTCCTCCCGGTTGCGGCTTCCTCCTTCCCACTCGGCAAGGCCCTCACCATCTACTTCCAACCCCTTGGTCATCCCTTCCTCTTTTGCGGCGCCGTCCACCCTGCACGCCCATCCGCTCTCCTCTCCCTCCCTTGGCCTGACCCTTCCGAAGAACCCCCCATTCCTGACCCTAACCCTAATCCCCTCCAACTCGCGCTCACCTCCGCCAAGATCGGCATCTCGGTCAAGGACCTCGCCTCCTTGCCACCTGTCGCTTACGCCGTTGCGGAGAAGAAGGTCAAGCGACTCGCTCTTAGGGTTGGCGAGAACCTCTTCAATTCCATGCAGTCCTTCTGCGGGATTGACGGAAGCCGGCTCGTCATGCCCATGGATATCCTTGACCGGTGGTTCAAGAAGTTCCAGGAGCGAGCCCGGAAGGATCCCAGTTACCTCAAAGATTTCGCCTTGTGA